The following proteins are co-located in the Streptomyces bottropensis ATCC 25435 genome:
- a CDS encoding DUF1876 domain-containing protein, translated as MMKSTVGWHIELEFQEDDQRTRAAALVRLPDGQEVRANGYASRHRSDSRQPRVGEEIAGARALNELAMKLLTKAHDEIDEASGRTSHPIAL; from the coding sequence ATGATGAAATCCACAGTCGGATGGCATATCGAGCTGGAGTTCCAGGAGGACGACCAGCGCACCCGGGCGGCGGCCCTCGTACGCCTCCCCGACGGGCAGGAAGTACGTGCGAACGGCTACGCCAGCCGTCACCGCTCCGACTCCCGGCAGCCCCGGGTCGGTGAGGAGATAGCCGGCGCGCGGGCCTTGAACGAGCTGGCCATGAAGCTGCTCACCAAGGCCCACGACGAGATAGACGAGGCATCGGGCCGGACGTCCCACCCGATCGCGCTCTGA
- a CDS encoding serine hydrolase domain-containing protein: MDVNGTVAEDFEPVRTAFVRNFEALGERGAAVVVYRHGRKVVDLWAGTRDIDGDEPWRRGTAQIMRSATKGVAAAVALMLAERGELDLDAPVGRYWPEFKAHGKDRALVRHVLGHRTGLPVLDRPLTPAQSLDPRRGPAAVAAQAPAWEPGTDHGYHPLTYGWMLDELVRRVTGRGTGEWIASDIAAPLGLDDDLWLGLPDTVAAAGRVGRAGRLESAPEPTGGLRVRAKRSVTEAYDDPGSLTRRAFAAITPFPDQNDPAYRASALPATNGIATADALARFYAALLGEVDGVRLFGPATMEAARAEESAGPDRVLVINTRFGLGYMLHGTASPLLGAGSFGHPGRGGPLGFADPETGIAFGYVTNGYRKTVTADPRAQALVRAVREALAR; this comes from the coding sequence GTGGACGTGAACGGTACGGTCGCCGAGGACTTCGAGCCGGTCAGGACCGCGTTCGTACGCAACTTCGAGGCGCTCGGCGAGCGAGGCGCGGCGGTCGTCGTGTACCGGCACGGGCGCAAGGTCGTCGACCTGTGGGCCGGCACCCGTGACATCGACGGCGACGAGCCCTGGCGGCGCGGCACCGCCCAGATCATGCGCTCGGCGACGAAGGGCGTGGCCGCCGCGGTGGCGCTGATGCTGGCCGAGCGCGGGGAGTTGGACCTCGACGCGCCGGTGGGCCGGTACTGGCCGGAATTCAAGGCGCACGGCAAGGACCGCGCGCTGGTGCGGCACGTGCTCGGCCACCGGACGGGGCTCCCCGTCCTGGACCGGCCCCTCACCCCCGCCCAGTCGCTGGACCCGCGCCGGGGACCGGCCGCCGTGGCCGCGCAGGCCCCTGCCTGGGAGCCCGGCACCGACCACGGCTACCACCCGCTGACGTACGGCTGGATGCTCGACGAACTGGTCCGGCGCGTGACCGGCCGGGGAACGGGCGAGTGGATAGCCTCCGACATCGCCGCCCCGCTGGGCCTGGACGACGACCTGTGGCTCGGCCTGCCGGACACGGTGGCGGCGGCGGGCCGGGTCGGCCGCGCGGGCCGTCTGGAGTCGGCCCCCGAGCCGACGGGCGGCCTGCGGGTACGCGCCAAGCGGTCGGTCACCGAGGCCTACGACGACCCCGGCTCCCTCACCCGCCGCGCCTTCGCCGCGATCACCCCGTTCCCGGACCAGAACGACCCGGCGTACCGCGCGTCCGCCCTCCCCGCGACCAACGGCATCGCCACGGCGGACGCCCTGGCCCGCTTCTACGCGGCGCTCCTCGGCGAGGTCGACGGCGTACGGCTGTTCGGTCCGGCGACCATGGAGGCGGCCCGTGCCGAGGAATCCGCCGGCCCCGACCGCGTCCTCGTCATCAACACCCGCTTCGGCCTCGGCTACATGCTCCACGGCACCGCCTCACCGCTGCTCGGCGCCGGCTCCTTCGGCCACCCCGGCCGGGGCGGCCCCCTCGGCTTCGCCGACCCGGAGACCGGCATCGCCTTCGGCTACGTCACGAACGGCTACCGCAAGACGGTGACGGCGGACCCCCGGGCGCAGGCCCTGGTGAGGGCGGTGCGGGAGGCGCTGGCGCGCTGA
- a CDS encoding organic hydroperoxide resistance protein, whose product MTDDAAVETGADTRPDTRPTKIMYVAEATAHGGRNGYITSQDGQIDLKVAMPPAMGGDGEGTNPEQLFAAGYSSCFHNALVLVGRRAGYDLTGSTVAAKVGIGPNKQRGYGLAVALSVSLPIIDQDIAAKLVDAAHQVCPYSNATRDNIEVSILLG is encoded by the coding sequence ATGACTGACGACGCCGCGGTGGAGACCGGTGCGGACACCCGTCCGGACACGCGTCCGACGAAGATCATGTACGTCGCCGAGGCCACCGCGCACGGCGGCCGGAACGGCTACATCACCAGCCAGGACGGCCAGATCGACCTCAAGGTCGCGATGCCGCCGGCGATGGGCGGCGACGGCGAGGGCACCAACCCCGAGCAACTGTTCGCCGCCGGGTACAGCTCCTGCTTCCACAACGCGCTGGTCCTCGTCGGCCGCCGCGCGGGCTACGACCTGACCGGCTCCACCGTCGCCGCGAAGGTCGGCATCGGCCCCAACAAGCAGCGCGGCTACGGCCTGGCCGTCGCCCTCAGCGTCTCGCTCCCGATCATCGACCAGGACATCGCGGCCAAACTCGTCGACGCGGCCCACCAGGTCTGCCCGTACTCGAACGCCACCCGGGACAACATCGAGGTCTCGATCCTGCTGGGCTGA
- a CDS encoding MarR family winged helix-turn-helix transcriptional regulator, producing MGPVTNQADAQRHGSLLLDEQLCFALYAAQRAVTAAYRPLLDELGLTYPQYLVMLSLWERGETTVKELAGALRLDYGTVSPLLKRLEAAGLLRRERSLRDERTVRIALTGRGEQLRDRAAAVPATLAAATGLQGPEVARLREELWQVTARATKAAGR from the coding sequence ATGGGCCCCGTGACGAATCAAGCGGATGCGCAACGCCACGGTTCGCTGCTCCTCGACGAGCAGCTCTGTTTCGCGCTGTACGCGGCCCAGCGCGCGGTGACCGCCGCCTACCGCCCGCTGCTCGACGAACTCGGCCTCACCTACCCGCAGTACCTGGTCATGCTCTCCCTCTGGGAGCGCGGCGAGACCACCGTCAAGGAACTCGCGGGCGCCCTGCGCCTCGACTACGGCACCGTCTCGCCCCTGCTCAAGCGCCTGGAGGCGGCCGGACTGCTGCGCCGCGAACGCTCGTTGCGGGACGAGCGCACGGTGCGCATCGCGCTCACCGGCCGTGGCGAACAGCTCCGCGACCGCGCGGCGGCCGTCCCCGCCACCCTCGCCGCCGCGACCGGCCTGCAGGGCCCCGAGGTCGCCCGGCTGCGCGAGGAACTGTGGCAGGTCACGGCGCGGGCGACCAAGGCGGCGGGCCGCTGA
- a CDS encoding energy-coupling factor ABC transporter ATP-binding protein translates to MEPVTAPENPVTPVTPVSPVDPVPPSLQVAGLAFAYPDGHQALFGVDFTVGRGERVALLGPNGAGKTTLVLHLNGILTGGAGTVTVAGMPVGKRHMAEIRRKVGIVFQDPDDQLFMPTVREDVAFGPAAAGMTGPELEARVDRALAQVGMAEFKERPPHHLSFGQRRRVAVATVLAMEPEILVLDEPSSNLDPASRRELADILRALDVTVLMVTHDLPYALELCPRSLILSEGVIAADGPTGELLTDDTLMRAHRLELPFGFDPRSVRAG, encoded by the coding sequence ATGGAGCCTGTGACCGCGCCCGAGAACCCCGTGACCCCCGTGACCCCTGTGAGCCCCGTGGACCCCGTGCCCCCGTCCCTCCAGGTCGCCGGGCTCGCCTTCGCCTACCCCGACGGCCATCAGGCCCTCTTCGGCGTCGACTTCACCGTCGGGCGGGGCGAGCGGGTGGCGCTGCTCGGGCCGAACGGGGCCGGGAAGACCACGCTCGTCCTGCACCTCAACGGCATCCTCACCGGGGGCGCGGGCACGGTGACCGTCGCCGGGATGCCCGTCGGCAAACGGCACATGGCGGAGATCCGGCGCAAGGTCGGCATCGTCTTCCAGGACCCGGACGACCAGTTGTTCATGCCGACCGTGCGGGAGGACGTGGCCTTCGGGCCCGCGGCGGCGGGGATGACGGGTCCCGAGCTGGAGGCCCGGGTGGACCGGGCCCTCGCGCAGGTCGGGATGGCGGAGTTCAAGGAACGGCCGCCGCACCATCTGTCGTTCGGGCAGCGGCGGCGGGTGGCCGTCGCCACGGTCCTCGCCATGGAGCCGGAGATTCTCGTCCTCGACGAGCCGTCCTCCAACCTCGACCCGGCCTCCCGGCGCGAACTGGCCGACATCCTGCGGGCGTTGGACGTCACCGTCCTCATGGTCACGCACGACCTGCCGTACGCGCTCGAACTGTGCCCGCGTTCCCTGATCCTCAGCGAGGGGGTCATCGCGGCGGACGGTCCGACGGGGGAACTCCTCACCGACGACACCCTGATGCGCGCCCACCGCCTGGAACTCCCCTTCGGCTTCGACCCCCGCTCGGTGCGAGCGGGCTAG
- the cbiQ gene encoding cobalt ECF transporter T component CbiQ gives MGSGHAHKLYRHAHSPVHALPPHTKLAAVFAFVVVVVSTPREAMWAFGLYAVLLGVVAHLARVPAGFLLRRLLIEIPFVAFAVLMPFVAQGERVEVLGMSLSVSGLWGAWNVLAKGTLGVAASVLLASTTELRALLLGLQRLKLPPLLVQIASFMIRYGDVITDEMGRMRIARESRGFEASGVRHWGVLAKTAGALFIRSYERGERVHLAMISRGYAGTMPVIDEVTASRAQWSYAFALPVAALVVCLLGWSL, from the coding sequence ATGGGCTCCGGCCACGCCCACAAGCTGTACCGACACGCGCACTCGCCCGTGCACGCCCTGCCCCCGCACACCAAGCTCGCGGCCGTCTTCGCCTTCGTCGTCGTCGTGGTGTCGACGCCGAGGGAGGCGATGTGGGCGTTCGGGCTGTACGCCGTGCTGCTCGGCGTGGTCGCGCACCTGGCCCGCGTACCCGCCGGGTTCCTGCTCCGGCGGCTGCTGATCGAGATCCCGTTCGTCGCGTTCGCCGTGCTCATGCCGTTCGTGGCGCAGGGCGAGCGTGTCGAGGTCCTCGGGATGTCCCTGAGCGTCAGCGGGCTGTGGGGTGCCTGGAACGTCCTCGCCAAGGGCACGCTGGGCGTCGCCGCCTCCGTGCTCCTCGCGTCCACCACCGAACTCCGCGCACTCCTCCTCGGACTCCAGCGCCTGAAACTGCCGCCGCTGCTCGTCCAGATCGCGTCCTTCATGATCCGCTACGGGGATGTGATCACCGACGAGATGGGGCGGATGCGGATCGCGCGCGAGTCGCGCGGGTTCGAGGCGAGCGGCGTGCGGCACTGGGGGGTCCTCGCCAAGACGGCCGGGGCGCTGTTCATCCGCTCGTACGAGCGGGGCGAGCGGGTCCATCTGGCCATGATCAGCCGGGGGTACGCGGGGACCATGCCCGTGATCGACGAGGTGACCGCGTCCCGGGCGCAGTGGTCGTACGCGTTCGCCCTCCCGGTCGCCGCGCTCGTCGTCTGTCTGCTGGGATGGAGCCTGTGA
- a CDS encoding energy-coupling factor ABC transporter permease, with protein MHVPDGFINAPVSAVAGVVAAGAVAVSLRGARRELDERTAPLAGLVAAFIFAVQMLNFPVAAGTSGHLLGGALAAILVGPYTGILCVSVVLLMQGILFADGGLTALGVNISVMAVVTSVVAYAVFRGLARLLPRTRRSITVSAFVAALISVPAAAAAFTFVYAIGGTTDVPVGSVLTAMVGVHVLIGLGEAAITAATVGAVIAVRPDLVHGARGLTAPLKLRIDGELVDAPAAAPAAAPAPVAARSPRTLLLAGLGTSLLLAGVVSFYASADPDGLEKVAADKGIDAKVEDHAAAGSPLADYGVEGLDNARLAGGLAGVIGVGVTVAAGTGIFWAVRRRRTNDTSPAAVPDLRENA; from the coding sequence ATGCACGTCCCCGACGGATTCATCAACGCCCCCGTCTCGGCGGTCGCCGGAGTCGTCGCCGCAGGTGCGGTCGCCGTGAGCCTGCGCGGCGCCCGGCGTGAACTGGACGAGCGGACGGCGCCGCTCGCCGGTCTCGTCGCGGCGTTCATCTTCGCCGTGCAGATGCTGAACTTCCCGGTCGCGGCCGGGACCAGTGGACATCTGCTCGGCGGGGCCCTGGCCGCGATACTCGTGGGCCCCTACACAGGGATCCTGTGCGTGTCCGTGGTGCTCCTGATGCAGGGCATCCTCTTCGCCGACGGCGGCCTCACCGCGCTCGGCGTGAACATCAGCGTGATGGCGGTCGTCACGTCCGTCGTCGCCTACGCCGTCTTCCGCGGGCTGGCCAGGCTCCTGCCGAGGACGCGCCGCTCGATCACCGTCTCCGCCTTCGTCGCCGCGCTGATCTCCGTGCCCGCCGCGGCCGCCGCCTTCACATTCGTCTACGCGATCGGCGGCACCACGGACGTGCCGGTCGGCTCGGTGCTCACCGCCATGGTCGGCGTCCACGTCCTCATCGGCCTCGGCGAGGCCGCGATCACCGCCGCCACGGTCGGCGCCGTCATCGCCGTACGGCCCGACCTCGTCCACGGCGCCCGCGGTCTGACCGCCCCGCTGAAGCTGAGGATCGACGGCGAACTGGTCGACGCCCCCGCCGCCGCGCCGGCCGCCGCGCCCGCCCCCGTCGCCGCCCGCTCCCCGCGCACCCTCCTCCTCGCCGGCCTCGGCACCTCCCTCCTCCTCGCCGGTGTCGTCAGCTTCTACGCGTCGGCCGACCCCGACGGGCTGGAGAAGGTCGCCGCCGACAAGGGCATCGACGCCAAGGTCGAGGACCACGCCGCCGCCGGCTCCCCGCTCGCCGACTACGGCGTCGAGGGCCTCGACAACGCCCGGCTCGCGGGCGGTCTCGCGGGCGTGATCGGAGTCGGCGTCACCGTCGCCGCCGGTACCGGCATCTTCTGGGCCGTGCGCAGGCGGCGTACGAACGACACCTCCCCGGCCGCCGTCCCGGACCTCCGCGAGAACGCCTGA
- a CDS encoding SsgA family sporulation/cell division regulator, giving the protein MSVTVEQYARAHVVTDSPDDRDTVPVILRYDPDTDASAVRVRLPGPDEWTFPRDLLERGLRAPTTSGPVSIWPCGRVQAVMEFHSAQGVAVLQFDTKALIRFLRRTYTAVPVAH; this is encoded by the coding sequence ATGTCTGTCACCGTCGAGCAGTACGCCCGGGCCCATGTCGTCACGGACTCCCCCGATGACCGGGACACCGTGCCGGTCATCCTGCGCTATGACCCCGACACCGATGCCTCCGCCGTCCGCGTGCGCCTGCCCGGTCCCGACGAGTGGACCTTCCCCCGCGACCTGCTCGAACGCGGCCTGCGCGCCCCCACCACCTCCGGTCCTGTGAGCATCTGGCCCTGCGGCCGGGTCCAGGCCGTCATGGAGTTCCACTCCGCGCAGGGGGTGGCGGTGCTGCAGTTCGACACGAAGGCCCTGATCCGCTTCCTGCGACGGACGTACACGGCCGTGCCGGTGGCGCACTGA
- a CDS encoding histidine phosphatase family protein, translating to MVRHGQSTANVAYAEAERTGSTVPLPGRGRDVPLSELGRTQAGALGGWLAGITGKGGEEAAGGGPGPDLVACSPYVRARQTWEAMAGHPRVVPPPLLVDERLRDRETGIFEMHPPDARRARAPEEAARWALVGDWFYRPPGGEALTDVVLRVRDFVRELDRVAPGRRVLLIAHDAIAVAVRLVCAGLGAACPDGLPPVPNASVSQWESDGGRLRLTRWGDTAHLDPG from the coding sequence GTGGTGCGGCACGGGCAGAGCACCGCGAACGTGGCGTACGCCGAGGCCGAGCGGACCGGGTCGACCGTGCCGTTGCCGGGCCGGGGCAGGGACGTTCCGCTGTCGGAGCTGGGCCGTACGCAGGCCGGGGCGCTGGGCGGATGGCTGGCGGGGATCACCGGGAAGGGCGGCGAGGAGGCTGCCGGCGGCGGACCGGGGCCGGATCTGGTGGCCTGTTCGCCGTACGTACGGGCCCGGCAGACCTGGGAGGCGATGGCCGGGCACCCGCGTGTGGTCCCGCCTCCGCTCCTCGTCGACGAGCGGCTGCGCGACCGGGAGACGGGGATCTTCGAGATGCACCCGCCGGACGCGCGGCGGGCCCGCGCGCCCGAGGAGGCGGCACGGTGGGCCCTCGTCGGCGACTGGTTCTACCGTCCGCCGGGCGGGGAGGCGCTGACCGATGTGGTGCTGCGGGTGCGGGACTTCGTCCGCGAGCTGGACCGGGTCGCCCCCGGCCGGCGGGTGCTGCTGATCGCGCACGACGCGATCGCCGTCGCCGTCCGCCTCGTGTGCGCGGGCCTCGGTGCGGCGTGTCCCGACGGGCTGCCGCCCGTCCCCAACGCCTCGGTCTCGCAGTGGGAGAGCGACGGGGGACGGCTGCGGCTGACGCGGTGGGGGGACACGGCGCACCTCGATCCGGGCTGA
- a CDS encoding intradiol ring-cleavage dioxygenase: protein MSTAPRNGSGGHGHGHDHEDEFDRGLSYDLPVFARRRMIRLLAGASMVPLVAACSTDGSGGGSASDASSSGSSSSGTSSTSGADCEVIPTETAGPYPGDGSNGPDVLKESGVVRRDIAKSFGSADGVAEGIPLTITLTVVDQASGCDTPKEGAAVYLWHCDREGRYSLYSDGVTEENYLRGVQEADDKGQVTFTSIFPGCYPGRWPHVHFEVYDSLDDATAAQNIAATSQLAFPKDVCDTVYATDGYGASVENLGRLSLETDNIFSDGYDQQLATMKGGTDQGYTATLTVPV, encoded by the coding sequence ATGAGCACAGCACCCAGGAACGGCAGCGGCGGCCATGGCCACGGGCACGACCACGAGGACGAGTTCGACAGAGGGCTCTCGTACGACCTCCCGGTGTTCGCCCGCCGCCGCATGATCAGACTGCTGGCCGGCGCGAGCATGGTCCCGCTGGTCGCGGCCTGTTCCACGGACGGCTCCGGCGGCGGCTCCGCGTCGGACGCGTCCTCCTCCGGTTCGTCCTCGTCCGGCACCTCCAGCACCTCCGGCGCCGACTGCGAGGTCATCCCCACCGAGACGGCCGGCCCCTACCCCGGTGACGGCTCGAACGGCCCGGACGTCCTCAAGGAGAGCGGTGTCGTCCGGCGGGACATCGCGAAGAGTTTCGGCTCGGCCGACGGCGTCGCCGAAGGCATCCCGCTGACGATCACGCTGACGGTCGTCGACCAGGCCTCCGGCTGCGACACCCCGAAGGAGGGCGCAGCGGTCTACCTGTGGCACTGCGACCGGGAGGGCCGTTACTCCCTCTACTCCGACGGCGTCACCGAGGAGAACTACCTGCGCGGCGTCCAGGAGGCCGACGACAAGGGCCAGGTCACCTTCACGTCGATCTTCCCCGGCTGCTACCCGGGCCGCTGGCCGCACGTCCACTTCGAGGTCTACGACAGCCTGGACGACGCCACCGCCGCCCAGAACATCGCCGCCACCTCCCAGCTCGCCTTCCCCAAGGACGTGTGCGACACCGTGTACGCGACGGACGGGTACGGCGCGAGCGTCGAGAACCTCGGCCGACTCTCCCTGGAGACCGACAACATCTTCAGCGACGGCTACGACCAGCAGCTCGCCACCATGAAGGGCGGCACCGACCAGGGATACACGGCCACCCTCACCGTCCCGGTGTGA
- a CDS encoding DinB family protein — MPEETDATHAPGAPDATDATDATDATDATDEIDATDETRDTRVGPPHLGTERATLRAFLDYHRATLAMKCAGLTDEELRRRSMPPSALSLLGLVRHMAEVERAWFRRVFEDHDAPMVWSKEIDFQAAYDASASTRAEAFGAWEAEVETSRRIEREAESLDLAGHQPRWNAEVSLRMVMIHVLLEYARHNGHADFLREGVDGTVGA, encoded by the coding sequence ATGCCCGAAGAGACCGACGCGACCCATGCCCCCGGCGCCCCCGACGCGACCGACGCGACCGACGCGACCGACGCGACCGACGCGACCGACGAGATCGACGCGACCGACGAGACTCGTGACACCCGTGTGGGCCCGCCTCACCTCGGCACGGAACGCGCCACGCTCCGCGCCTTCCTCGACTACCACCGCGCGACCCTCGCCATGAAGTGCGCGGGCCTCACGGACGAGGAACTGCGCCGCCGGTCGATGCCCCCGTCGGCCCTCTCGCTGCTGGGCCTCGTACGGCACATGGCGGAGGTCGAACGCGCCTGGTTCCGCCGGGTGTTCGAGGACCACGACGCCCCCATGGTGTGGTCGAAGGAGATCGACTTCCAGGCGGCGTACGACGCGAGCGCCTCGACGCGGGCGGAGGCGTTCGGGGCGTGGGAGGCGGAGGTGGAGACCTCGCGCCGTATCGAACGGGAGGCGGAGTCACTGGACCTCGCCGGCCACCAGCCGCGCTGGAACGCGGAGGTCTCGCTCCGGATGGTCATGATCCACGTCCTGCTGGAGTACGCCCGCCACAACGGCCACGCGGACTTCCTGCGGGAGGGGGTGGACGGGACGGTCGGTGCGTGA
- a CDS encoding MMPL family transporter, whose product MATFLYKLGRLAFRRRHFVALIWVALLTLAGVGAASAPAAGSSSFSIPGTEAQKAFDLLEQRYPGMSADGATARVVFKAPEGEKMTDAANKAAVEKTVGELGDGSEVVSVSDPFTTRAVSQDGTVAYASVTYKVPAMELKDSSKEALETTAHKAQAAGLTVEMGGDALQAEPETAVTGEIIGLALAAVVLVVTLGSLVAAGLPLLTAIIGVGIGVSTITALASALDLGDTTSTLALMLGLAVGIDYALFIVSRYRSELAEGREREEAVGRAVGTAGSAVVFAGLTVVIALAGLAVVNVPMLTKMGLAAAGTVVVAVLIALTMVPALLGYAGRKVRPAGEKGGLLGRGRAKKPTEGSAEGSAEVSAAKAGEETGEAPGAAPVAAKPSLGTRWASFVVRRPVAVLLLGVVGLGVIALPAGRLELGLPDDGSQSTSTTQRRAYDLLSEGFGPGFNGPLMVVVDAKGSASPQRAATAVTDEIKGLDDVVTVTPATFNKAGDTAMITVIPKSKPSSTQTEDLVHSIRDAGAGVTADTDAKVLVTGATAMNIDFSQKLTDALIPYLALVVGLAFLLLIVIFRSILVPLKAALGFLLSVLAALGAVVAVFQWGWLAGLLGVEETGPIMSMMPIFMVGVVFGLAMDYEVFLVTRMREAYVHGENAHQAVVTGFRYSARVVAAAAAIMMAVFAGFIGSGESMIKMIGFGLAIAVFFDAFVVRMAIVPAVLALLGDKAWWLPKWLDRALPNVDVEGEGLRAHDATGTSAEDDEDRELIRA is encoded by the coding sequence GTGGCCACTTTCCTCTACAAACTCGGTCGACTCGCCTTCCGGCGACGACATTTCGTAGCCCTGATCTGGGTGGCACTGCTGACGCTCGCGGGCGTCGGTGCCGCCTCCGCGCCCGCCGCCGGATCCTCCTCCTTCTCCATCCCCGGCACCGAGGCCCAGAAGGCCTTCGACCTGCTGGAGCAGCGCTACCCCGGCATGAGCGCCGACGGCGCCACCGCCCGGGTCGTCTTCAAGGCGCCCGAGGGCGAGAAGATGACCGACGCCGCCAACAAGGCGGCCGTCGAGAAGACGGTCGGGGAGCTGGGCGACGGCTCCGAAGTCGTCTCCGTCAGTGACCCGTTCACCACCCGCGCGGTCAGCCAGGACGGGACGGTCGCCTACGCCTCGGTGACGTACAAGGTCCCGGCCATGGAGCTGAAGGACTCCTCGAAGGAGGCCCTGGAGACCACCGCGCACAAGGCGCAGGCCGCCGGGCTCACGGTCGAGATGGGCGGTGACGCCCTGCAGGCCGAGCCGGAGACGGCGGTCACCGGCGAGATCATCGGTCTCGCCCTCGCCGCGGTCGTCCTCGTCGTCACCCTGGGCTCGCTGGTCGCGGCCGGGCTGCCGCTGCTGACGGCGATCATCGGCGTCGGCATCGGGGTCTCCACCATCACCGCGCTCGCCAGCGCGCTCGACCTCGGCGACACCACCTCCACCCTCGCCCTGATGCTCGGTCTCGCGGTCGGTATCGACTACGCGCTGTTCATCGTCTCCCGCTACCGGTCCGAACTGGCCGAAGGCAGGGAACGTGAGGAGGCGGTCGGCCGGGCCGTCGGCACCGCCGGCTCGGCGGTGGTCTTCGCGGGGCTCACGGTCGTGATCGCGCTGGCCGGTCTCGCGGTCGTCAACGTGCCCATGCTGACCAAGATGGGTCTCGCGGCGGCGGGCACGGTCGTCGTCGCGGTCCTCATCGCCCTCACCATGGTCCCGGCGCTGCTCGGCTACGCGGGCCGCAAGGTCCGGCCCGCCGGTGAGAAGGGCGGACTGCTCGGACGCGGCAGGGCGAAGAAGCCCACCGAGGGATCTGCCGAGGGATCTGCCGAGGTCTCCGCCGCGAAGGCCGGCGAGGAGACCGGTGAGGCGCCTGGCGCGGCGCCCGTCGCGGCCAAGCCCAGCCTGGGCACCCGCTGGGCGAGCTTCGTCGTCCGTCGTCCGGTGGCCGTGCTGCTGCTCGGCGTCGTCGGCCTAGGGGTGATCGCGCTCCCGGCCGGCCGGCTGGAGCTGGGCCTGCCCGACGACGGTTCGCAGTCGACGTCCACCACGCAGCGCCGGGCGTACGACCTGCTCTCGGAAGGGTTCGGACCCGGCTTCAACGGCCCCCTGATGGTCGTCGTCGATGCCAAGGGCAGCGCGTCCCCGCAGCGGGCCGCCACCGCGGTGACCGACGAGATCAAGGGTCTCGACGACGTCGTGACGGTGACGCCCGCGACCTTCAACAAGGCCGGCGACACCGCGATGATCACGGTGATCCCGAAGTCCAAGCCGTCCTCGACCCAGACCGAGGACCTGGTGCACTCCATCCGTGACGCGGGCGCCGGCGTGACGGCGGACACGGACGCGAAGGTGCTGGTCACCGGCGCCACCGCGATGAACATCGACTTCTCGCAGAAGCTCACCGACGCGCTGATCCCCTATCTCGCGCTGGTGGTGGGCCTGGCCTTCCTCCTGCTGATCGTGATCTTCCGGTCGATCCTGGTTCCGCTGAAGGCGGCCCTCGGCTTCCTGCTCAGCGTGCTGGCCGCGCTCGGCGCCGTGGTCGCGGTCTTCCAGTGGGGCTGGCTGGCGGGGCTCCTCGGGGTCGAGGAGACCGGCCCGATCATGTCGATGATGCCGATCTTCATGGTGGGCGTGGTCTTCGGCCTGGCCATGGACTACGAGGTGTTCCTCGTGACCCGGATGCGCGAGGCTTACGTGCACGGCGAGAACGCGCACCAGGCCGTGGTGACGGGCTTCAGGTACAGCGCACGGGTGGTCGCGGCCGCCGCGGCGATCATGATGGCCGTCTTCGCCGGCTTCATCGGCTCCGGCGAGTCGATGATCAAGATGATCGGCTTCGGCCTCGCCATCGCCGTCTTCTTCGACGCGTTCGTCGTCCGCATGGCCATCGTCCCGGCCGTCCTCGCCCTCCTGGGCGACAAGGCCTGGTGGCTGCCGAAGTGGCTCGACCGGGCACTGCCGAACGTCGACGTCGAGGGTGAGGGGCTGCGGGCGCACGACGCCACCGGGACCTCGGCCGAGGACGACGAGGACAGGGAGCTGATCCGCGCCTGA